The Myxococcales bacterium DNA window CGATCGGCCAACCGCCGCAGCAAGTCGGCCTGCTTGTCGTTCTGATCGGTCAGGTCGTACAACTCGAGCAGGGATTCCTGGGCCTTGTCTTCGAGCGGACGCAATTCGAGGATGCGCCGCAGATAGCCTTCGGCGCTGGCCGTATCGTCGGCGGTCATGGCCCGGTCGTAGAGGAAATACAATTTTTCGACCGCGCGATCGATCTGCTCGGTCTGCTCGTACAACCCGAGCAATTCCTGGTGCGCCCCTTCGTTTTCCGGATCGAGCTCCAGGATGCGGGCGAATACTTTTTCGGCTTCGTCGAATTGTTCCAGATCGCGGTAGCGGCCGGCCAATTCGAACAGATGAATCACCGCCCGTTCGGGCTCGCGGTCGACGAAATAATCGGCCAGTTGGCGCGCCGCGTCGAGGTTGTCGGGCGCGTACTCGACCATCAGGGTCAGATATTGTTCCAGCTTGGCGGCCCGATCCTGCGCCCGGGCCAGCTCGATCAACCGCTCGAGAATTTCGGTCGCCTTCTCGTTGTTGCCGCCGTCCCGGTGAACGGCCATGACTTTTTCGAGAATCGGCAGCGATTCCGGATTGCGGGCCAACGCGAGATTCAGGTATTCGATGGCCTTGTCGCGCAAATTGTATTTGAGGTAAATGTCGATGGCTTCCTCGATCCGCGAGGTCGCCTCGTCTTCGCTCATGCCGCTCAGGTCGATCTGCTCGGGGCCTTCCTCTTCCGGTTCGGCCGCCGCTTCTTCCGGCGCCGCGACTTCCGCCGCCGGTTCTTCCACCTCGAAGGTCACGGCCTCTTCCTCGACGACGATGTCCTCGTCCAGGGCCGGTTCCTCGGGCAGTTCCTCGATGGCGATTTCCTCGATCGGCAGCTCTTCCATCCGCCGGTTCACTTCCGCCGCGATATCGTCGGCGACCGGCGTTTCCTCCTCGAGCGAGATTTCCTCGACCTCCGGCTCCAACTTCGTTTCCCGGACCGGCTCTTCCTCCTCGATCGGCAATTCCTCGATGACGATTTCTTCCTCGGCCGCCGGAGCCGCCGCGACGGGGATTTCTTCCTCGAGTTGAACTTCCTCGATGGCGACCTCTTCCTCGCCGGCGGTCTCGATCGGAATCTCTTCCTCGATCGGCAATTCCTCGATCGCCGCTTCCGTGGGCGCGGCTTCCTCGATTTCGATTTCCAGTTCGTCGAGCGCCGGTTCCGCGGCCGGTTCGGCGACGGCCTCGATGACCGGTTCTTCCTCGACGGGCGCGACCGGCTCGGGCTCGGGTTCCGGGCCGATTTCGTTCAATTTCTGTTGCGCGTATTCGTCGCCCGGCGCCAGGCGCAGAATGTGGTGACAAACCTCGCGCACTTTGTCGAGCCGGTTGATTTGCTGATAGAGCGCGCCGGCGCGTTCCAGCGCCTTGACGGCCACCGCCGGCTTGCCGAGTTCCTCGGCCAGTTCGGCGGTCAATTCGAGGGTGCTGCTGCTGCCGGCCAATTCGCCGGAAAGCTTGGCCAGCCGGGCCAATGCCAGGGCGGGCTTTCCCTGATGGCGATAAATTTCCACCAGGCGATACAGGATGTCGAAATTTTCCACACCGCGATCGAGAATGCCTTCGAGCAATTTCTGCAACTCGGCGTGCTTGCCCTGCTGTTCGAAAATATTCGCCGCCCGCAGGAATTCCGCCACCGCTTCGGCCGTGAATCCTTTTTCGAGGTAGCGCTGCCCCAGCTTGAGCCGGCCGATGACGTTGGTCGGGTCGAGATCGAGCATCATGCGGCGGATGTCGAGCGCTTCGCGTTCCTTGCCTTGTTCCTCGTAAATCGCCGCGGCCTTCTGGTATTGCTCGACGACCTCGGGCATGAGCCCGAGCTTGTGATAAAGGCTGGCCAGCTTGAGGTAGACCTCGATCATGCTGGGTTTGATTTGCAGCGCTTGTTTGTAAACGGCGATGGCTTTGGGATAAAAGCCCTTTTCCGCGTAGGTTTCGGCGACGGTCAGATATTGATCGAGTGCCCGAACGCTTTCGCCTTGCTTCAGATAGTAGTCGGCCACCTTGAGCCGAATGCGCATGTTGTTGGGATCCGCCTGCATTTCCTGGAGCAGCGATTGCAGCTCCGGATCGCTCTTCTGTTGTTTGGCGCCCCGCAGCTTCTGCAGCAAGCCATCTTTTTTCTTCCGCTCCTTGGCCAAGGCAACTCTCCCGTCGTGTCAGATAAGGACGCTATCCGCTCGTTAAATGAGTAAAAACCCCTCTCCTTTTCGGGGGAGGCGTAACGTGCCGCGCTGGATACTTTTATTCTATCTTATTACCCAGCAAAAAACTAATGGATTCCTCCCCGGCAATCAAGCCGTAAGCGAAGAAAAAAACCCGGAAATCAGACCATGGATCGCCACTCTTTGGGAAGGGTGGTCAACTTTTCCAGGCCCGTTTCGGTGACCAGAACGATATCCTCGAGGCGGACGCCGAAACGCCCCGGCAAATAGATGCCGGGCTCGATGGTAAAGACCATGCCGACTTCCGCCGCGCCGCTGCCGAGCGGGCTGACGCGCGGTTCCTCGTGAATTTCCAAGCCCAGGGCATGTCCGGTGCCGTGACCGAACATCGCGCCGAATCCCGCCTGCTCGATAATCTCCCGGGGCACGCGGTCCAGAGCCGGGAATTCGTAACCCGGCTTGCCCGCGGCCAGACAGGCCTGCTGGGCTTCATAGACCACCTGGTAGACTTTTTTCGCGTCCGGGTCGAGCGGCTCGCCGACGGCCAAGGTCACCGTCTGGTCGGAGCAGTAACCGTCCACGATGCAGCCCCAGTCGATCACGATCAATTCACCGGCGGCGATCACTTTATCGGAGGCCGTACCGTGCGGCATCGCGCCGCGCGGGCCGGAGGCGACGATCGTCGCGAAGCTAACGTCGGACGCGCCCAGCCGGCGCATTTCGGTGTCCAGCGCAAAGGCGATGCCCCGTTCCGTCACCCCGGGCTGGATCAGCGGTAGGATCGTTCTCAAGGCCGCTTCCTGAACCTGGACCGCCTTGCGAATCGCCGCGATCTCGCTCGCGTCCTTGATTTCCCGCAGGCGGGTGATCAGCCTTCCCAACGGCCGCAGGGTCACCGGCCCGGCGTCTTCCGCCAGTTGACGATGCTGTGAAACGGTCATCGTTTCGTCTTCGACGCCCAATTCGGCGACGCCCAATTCGCGCAGTTTTCCGGCGATTTCCTTGAATTTTTGCCGGAAAGTGACCACCGAAAAACCGTGCGGGGTCACCTGGTCTCCGGCCTGCTCGGTGTAGCGGGAGTCGGTAAGAAACCAGGCGTCCCGTTCGGTCACCAGGAGCGTGCCTTCCGTTCCCGTGAACCCGCTGAGATAGCGGACGTTCGCCGGATTCCAGACCAGTGCCGCTTGGCAAGCGGCTTCTTTCAAGGCGGCGCGCAGACGCGACAATCTAGATGTCATGACCGACCAACCTTTCCAGGCAGTAACGCAACGCCAAACGATAACCGTCCGGGCCGAGGCCCTCGATCCGGCCCACCACCACGCTGGAGATCGTGCTTTGCCGACGGAACGGTTCGCGCGAGGAGAGATTCGACAAGTGGACTTCGATGACCGGCACCTGGGAGAAAATCACCGCGTCGTACAGGGCGACGCTGGTGTGCGAATAGGCCGCCGGATTGATGATCAGGAAATTGTACTTGCCGCGGCAGTCGGCGATTTCCCGCACCAACTCGCCTTCCAGATCCGACTGAAAAGTATCGACCTCCACGCCGACGGAATTACCCATCGCCTGGAGCGAGGCGTCGATTTCGTCCAGCGGTTCGGTGCCGTAGAGGTCCGTTTCCCGCTCCCCGAGCCGGTTCAGCAAAGGGCCATGGATCACTTTGATGCGAGCCATCAGTTTTTCTCCTTTCGCGACCGCCAAGTTTTCCAGAATTTCTTGCGATTTTTCTCCCCGTTAGCTTCGGACTGTCGCTCCTCTTGTCCAAAACCGACCAGCGGTTCGGCTTCTTCCGGGGACGGCGGTTCGACCGCGGGAATCAATTTCTGATGGGGCTCTTTCTTTTCGGCCGGTTCGCGGGATTGCAGATCGCCGAAGACATCGATCTCGTTGATCACCAACTCTTCATCCATGCCGTCGGTCGGATCGTATTCGACGCCCTGATCAACCCCGTCTGCCTCCGGCCCCGTCGGGGCCTCTGTTTCTTCACTCTTTTCCGCCGGCTCGTCCGCGGCGGCTTCGCTTTCCGCCGGTTGCGCCGGCGGCTCGTAGATTTCTTCCTTGTCGTCCGCCTGCGGTGCGGCGACGGGCGCGCCGTTTCCGTTATCGCCGGCGACCAGCGGCGCCTCACCCGTCGTCAACAGCGGATCGAAGAAATCGCTGACCAGCCGATCGGCTTCCTTGGCCGCCAAGCCCGCCAGGGCCGCGTTATGGGCGGCGCTTTCGGTCCCTTCGCTTTGGGTCACGTCCGCCAACGATTCCCGCGGCAGTTCGGGTTCGACGGGCTTCTCCGGTTCGGGCGCGGCGGCGACCGGAACGACCGCTTCGGCCTCGGCCGTTTGCGAAGCGGCTTCGTCCGGCCATGGCCGGTCCGCGGTGATCGGATTCGGCAAGGCGTGCCGGCCCTCGGCCAGCAACCGGCGAAGCTCGGCGTGAAACGGATTTTGTTTCAGCAGTTCGTCGCCAAGCCGGCGGGCCTCGTCCTCCCGCGACACGCCGAACAACGCCTGGGTCAAATGCAATTTGGCTTCGAAGGAACCGACCCGCTTCACCACATCGGAAAGTACTTCGACGGCTTCCGGCCAGCGGCCGAGGGTGATGAGCACGACGCCTTTGATGTCCAGGTAGGACAAGTTTCCGGGATGAACGGTCAGTCCGGTTTCGAGAACTTCCAAGGCTTCATGCGGCCGCCCGGCGGCCGTCAGAACTTCCGCGATTCGATGATGCAACCGTTTATTGGGAAATCTCTGCAACTCTTGTCGCCAAGCGGTAATTTGTCGAAGTTGATTGTCTTGCATAGCCGTCACTTTCCACGACATCCGGTCAAAAATTTCTCACCGCGGAGAGCTATAAAGAAGCACGGCGGCGCGCGATCGTCAAGCGATGGCAGCGGAAAGCGCAAAGAATTAACGGGCTCATTCGCCCGCCGTCAGGTCGCGCCCGGCGATGGTCCGTACGCCGCAGCCGACGGCCACGAAAAGCCGGTCCCGCGGCTGATCGAAATACAGGCCGCGGAACAATTCGCCGACGAACAGGCGCTGGAGTCGCCGGCCGTCCGCCAGACTCACCACGTCGAGCGTGCCGTGGTAATAATTGCCGATCAGCAGCAGTCGCCGTCCCGGATCGAAATCCAGATCCCGCGGCCCGTAACCGGCGGCGATCGTGCGGACGATGTTCAACGTGCGCGGGTCGAGCACCTGGACGCGCCGATGAAACATCTGGGCGATGTAAAGCAGCCCGTCCGGGCCCAGCGCGATGCCGTAGGACGAAAAACCGACCCACTTTTTTCGCGCCACGGTGAAGCGATCGAGGTCGACCTCCATCACCCACGGCGCCGCCCAATCGGTGACGTAGGCCACCCGGCGCGCCGGGTCGACGGCCAGGTCGTAGGCGTCCAGGCTGGGCAGCTTCAGCGAGCGGCGCAAGGTAAAAGGCGGTTCGGCGTCGGATTCGTGCAGCGAGTGCGTTACCTCGCAAAGGGAATACATCTTGTCGCCCAGAAATTCGACCTCCAACAGATTCCGGCAGCCGGGGACGGAAGCTTCCGCAACGGTTTCATCGATTTTTTGGCCGGTTTCGGCATCGACGAAATAGACGCGGCCGTCCGGATCGTGCTGTTCCCACAGCGGCAGCGCCAGCCAGAGATGCGCCGGGTGCGGCGTGACGCGCTGAATGCCGCGCGTTAAAAGCGCCGTCTCGCGACCGGCAAGAGCCTCTTTATCCAGAAGGAAAAATTTTTCATTTTGACCGCAGGCCACGCCCAACTGGCGATCCGCCGGTTTGCCGCCGAAATCGTAAGGATGCAACGGCAGACCGGCGACCGGACGCACCGCGGCCGGCAACCGCGCCGCATCGCTCCGGCAACGTTCCTGGCGATCGAGAAACGAATACGTGCGCAGCACCAATAAAAGAATCACGCCGAGAAAAAGAGCGGCGTTCAATCCGTTGAGCGCCCGCCAGAGGCGATCGCGCCGGCGAAAAACCAAGTATACGGCGCCGGCCAGAGCGGCGAACGCCGGCAACGCCCACCAACCCCAATAGGCGTAACCGCCCAACGCCATATGAACATTGTAAAGGCTGAGAAAAAAAAGCAGGAAAGTGATTTCATGTCCGGCGCGCGGCCGGCGAATTCGATAAATCAGCGCGACCAGCACGGCAACGCCGAGCGCGAGATACCGTCCCCATTCGGGAAACAGATAAAGATTGACGGCCAGAACCCACTGAATGCCCACCAGCAACAATCCCAACAGGGCGCCGAGCACCGTCACCAGGCGCGAAGGGCGCTTCGCCGCCGGCTCCGGCAAGGCCGGTTTTTCCCTGCGATGATCCTTGCTTGCGTCATTCATACTGCGCCAATATATTGGCTCGATGCAAAAAACGCTAGTCGTGCTGGTTTATACGCGCACGGGTTGGGACATTAAAAATGTCACCGCTTTGCTGCCTTTGTCGGTGCTGTACCTGGCTCGGCCGCTCAGCCGCGCCGGTTTTCAGCCGGTGATCATCGATCAGCGCATCCAACCCGATTGGGCGGCCCGATTGGCGGAACTGGCGCCACAAGCCCTGCTGGTGGGCATCAGCGCGATGACCGGCACGCAAATCGCCTGGGGACTGAAAGCGGCCGCGGTGGCGCGCCAGGCCGCGCCCGCGACCCGAATCGTCTGGGGCGGCATTCACCCCTCGCTGCTGCCGGAACAGACCGCCCGCCATCCCCTGGTCGATTTCGTCGTCCGCGGCGAAGGCGAAATCACCCTGCCGGAACTGGCCGCCGCCCTGGCCGCGAACGAAGCGCCGCGCCACGTCGCCGGCCTGACCTGGTTCGACGGCGAAACGCTCGTGCAGACGCCCGACCGCCCGCGCCTCGCCGATCTGAGCGAAGCGTTGATCCCCGATTACGGCGCGCTGCGCGTCGAGGATTACCTCACCACGCAAACGCTCGGCCTGCGCGACCTGGCCATCACCACCAGCCGCGGCTGCCCGAACGGCTGCCGCTATTGCTACAACCTGCCGTACAACGGTCGCCGGTGGCGCGCCCAACCGGCCGAGCAGGTGGTCGAACACATCGCGCAAATAGTGCGGCGCTTCGGCGTGCAGGGCATCTTGATCAAGGACGACAACTTTTACGCCGACCGCCGCCGGGTCGAAGCGATCGCCGCCGGGCTGAAGAGCCGGAATCTGGCGGTGACGATCCGCGGCGAGTGCCGCGCCGATTACATTGCTCGGCATTGGGACGAACCGTTTCTGGACTACTTGCGAAACAACGGTTTTCGCGAAATGACCGTCGGCGCCGAAAGCGGCGACGACAAAACGCTGGCGCGGCTGGGCAAGGACATCACGGTAGCGGATATTCGCGAGGCCAATCGGCGCCTGGGCCGGGCCGGCATCCCGACCAAATTCACCTTCATGACCGGGTTCCCGGAAGAAAGCGAAGCCGCGCGGCGCCGCACCATCGACCTGATGCTGGAGTTGACCGACGCCAATCCGACGGCCCGCCTGACGCCGCTGCACCTCTATACCCCCTACCCGGGCACGCCGCTTTTCGCCGAGGCGGTCGCCGCCGGCTACCGGCCGCCCGCCGATCTCGCCGAGTGGGCCGCGGTCAGTTTTCACAATCTCGATCTGCCGTGGATCGATCGGCGGCTCAGCCGGAAGCTGGAAAAACTCAGCGTGGCGACGTATTTTCTCGACCGGCAGACGGTGGCGGAATACTTCACCGGCCGGCCGCTGATTCAGTGGGCGGCGCGGCTTTACAGTCGGATCATCCGCTGGCGCGCCCGCCGGATGTTTTTATCCTGCATGCCCGAAACCGCGCTGATCAATTTTTACCGGCAACGCCATTAACGCCGGCCGGCTTGGGCGTTTCGACCTTCGCCCGCCCGGCTTCGGCGCGGGCCCGCAAACGCAGCGTCCACCAGATCCAACCGAAAGCGGCGGCTAAAAGCAGAGCGGACAGCAGGTGCGAGGGCAACCCGTGCCATCCCGCCGCGGGGTAGATGACCACCTCGGTCGGATGCACGGGAAAGCCCTTCGGATCGAACAGGCTGTAAAAAATCTCGTTTTGAAAAATCAGCGAAGCGCTCCAGGCGACCACGGCCGTCGCGGCGAAACCGACCAGCGGCCCCCATTCCGCTTTCGCGTCGCCGATCCGCCCCAGGCGCGAGCCCGACAAGGCGCAACCGATCGAAGCGGCGACCAGGGCGAGGAAGCGGCAAAGCGGCACGGTCACTTCATGGTGCTGACCGTAATCGCCGGCGCTGCGGGCGAAGAAAATCGTCAGCCAAAGCGCCTCGCCGGCCAGGTAAATACCGGCCGCCACCAAAACGGCGCCGCCGATCAAACGCACCAGTTTCAACGCGACTCCTTGCCCCGGCGCCACCAGGCGGCCATCGCCGCCAGGATCGCCGCCACCAATAAAACCGCGCCGAAGGGATCGGCCTTCGGCAAGGTATCCCGCGCAAAAAAACGATCCAACTGTTCCGGCTGCACCAGCAGGCTGTAGAAAAGCAGTTTGATCGCTTCCAGGCCGACGGCGAAGGCGAGCAATCCGGCCAGTTTGCGAGCCAGATCCACGACATCGCGCACCGCCAGGCCGAACCGGTCCAACTGTTTCACCGGACCGAAGACGATTTGAAAGCCGCCGACCGCCAGCAAAAAGGCCGTCAGCGACAAGAGCAGCATTTGCAGCGGATAAATCAGGTGAACCACGACGTTGCCCGCCGTCTTCGGGAGGCTGTCGAGCAATTGAAACCACTCGCCGTGCAAGAGGGCGAATACGTACATCAACGCCACGCCGGCAACGAAAACCAGCAGTACCAGCAATAACAGAAACAAGGCGGCCCAAACGAAAAGCGGCACGGCCAACAACTTACTGAATCCGCCTTCGCTCCGCCGTACGTACTGTAACAATTCACTGCGAGCGACGGCGCGCGGCATCAGCATCACCCGCAGCGCCGCGATCGCGGCCGCGGCCGCGATCAAGGCGAGCAGGATCAGAATGACGATCATCAACCAATTCATCGCCCCTCCCCGTCGGACAAACGAATGCGGTTCGTTTCCCGCCATTGCGCATCCCAACCGACCAGGCAGTTCGCCGCCTCCAGACCGATCCAGAGCCGATCCCGGTCGGCCCACAAAACCCGCGGCGCGCCGCCCAGACCGGTTTCGCGGACGATTTTTCCTCCGGCCGGCTCCAGCGCCACGATGCGGTCGCCGGCCCAATCGGCCGCCACCACGAGGTCTTGAAACAACACCACATCGGTCAGGCCGCGGCCGACATCGGTTTGCCAGGCTTTGGCGCCATCGGCCAGCCTAAACCCCTCGATCACGCCGTCCTGCCCGCTGGCCACGATTACCAGATCGCCGTCTAACAAAGCGGCGACCGGCCGTTTGGCGGTGACGGACCGCCATTGCAACTCGCCGTCGGCTCGCCGCAAGCTGGCGACGCTTTCCGCCTGATCGTTCACCAGGATGAGCGAATCCCCGGCCGGAAGCAGCGACCAACCGCCGCCGGATTCCTCGTGCCAGGTTTCATTGCGAAACAACCGCACTTTGTCGTCGACCGCGAGACGCGCCGGCAGAGGTGGCTTTTCGTGCAATATAAACCACTCGAAGGTTCCGTATTCAGGCAGGTAAAAATGACGCTTTTTCTCGTCATCAACCCGGCCTTTTAAGAAACCGGCGAT harbors:
- a CDS encoding aminopeptidase P family protein, with protein sequence MTSRLSRLRAALKEAACQAALVWNPANVRYLSGFTGTEGTLLVTERDAWFLTDSRYTEQAGDQVTPHGFSVVTFRQKFKEIAGKLRELGVAELGVEDETMTVSQHRQLAEDAGPVTLRPLGRLITRLREIKDASEIAAIRKAVQVQEAALRTILPLIQPGVTERGIAFALDTEMRRLGASDVSFATIVASGPRGAMPHGTASDKVIAAGELIVIDWGCIVDGYCSDQTVTLAVGEPLDPDAKKVYQVVYEAQQACLAAGKPGYEFPALDRVPREIIEQAGFGAMFGHGTGHALGLEIHEEPRVSPLGSGAAEVGMVFTIEPGIYLPGRFGVRLEDIVLVTETGLEKLTTLPKEWRSMV
- the aroQ gene encoding type II 3-dehydroquinate dehydratase; translated protein: MARIKVIHGPLLNRLGERETDLYGTEPLDEIDASLQAMGNSVGVEVDTFQSDLEGELVREIADCRGKYNFLIINPAAYSHTSVALYDAVIFSQVPVIEVHLSNLSSREPFRRQSTISSVVVGRIEGLGPDGYRLALRYCLERLVGHDI
- a CDS encoding radical SAM protein is translated as MQKTLVVLVYTRTGWDIKNVTALLPLSVLYLARPLSRAGFQPVIIDQRIQPDWAARLAELAPQALLVGISAMTGTQIAWGLKAAAVARQAAPATRIVWGGIHPSLLPEQTARHPLVDFVVRGEGEITLPELAAALAANEAPRHVAGLTWFDGETLVQTPDRPRLADLSEALIPDYGALRVEDYLTTQTLGLRDLAITTSRGCPNGCRYCYNLPYNGRRWRAQPAEQVVEHIAQIVRRFGVQGILIKDDNFYADRRRVEAIAAGLKSRNLAVTIRGECRADYIARHWDEPFLDYLRNNGFREMTVGAESGDDKTLARLGKDITVADIREANRRLGRAGIPTKFTFMTGFPEESEAARRRTIDLMLELTDANPTARLTPLHLYTPYPGTPLFAEAVAAGYRPPADLAEWAAVSFHNLDLPWIDRRLSRKLEKLSVATYFLDRQTVAEYFTGRPLIQWAARLYSRIIRWRARRMFLSCMPETALINFYRQRH
- a CDS encoding PQQ-binding-like beta-propeller repeat protein, encoding MGRLLFIGAVALLAGGMLRFAATDSAVWSRAMKTGGMNDLIGGDGRLFLARMQSNQVWSITASRSQPITVPRPLRLIPDGRNDFYVLSLLRGVVTWLRAADLSTREIAFSPSCYVQGMAVEPDGAWIAGFLKGRVDDEKKRHFYLPEYGTFEWFILHEKPPLPARLAVDDKVRLFRNETWHEESGGGWSLLPAGDSLILVNDQAESVASLRRADGELQWRSVTAKRPVAALLDGDLVIVASGQDGVIEGFRLADGAKAWQTDVGRGLTDVVLFQDLVVAADWAGDRIVALEPAGGKIVRETGLGGAPRVLWADRDRLWIGLEAANCLVGWDAQWRETNRIRLSDGEGR